A region of the Dromaius novaehollandiae isolate bDroNov1 chromosome W, bDroNov1.hap1, whole genome shotgun sequence genome:
actgaaGCCAGCTACTGGAAGCTTTAAATGACAGCATATCCTCTTGGATAATAAACCTGTTTTTATCCACTTACTGGCTTCTTTCCGGAGCTGTGATGACCagctggatgatctccagagttcTGCAACTGGTGACTGCTACAGCTTCTCTTCTAGGAATTACACGGAAGGGGAGACCTACAGCACACACTCATCAGTGCCTAAGAGGATGGCCTGCAGTTGTCCATAGCATAGTGCAAGCACTGATTTACATCCCTCACCTATCTACCTATCTTTCTGAAAGGTGTGGCTAACAGAGttaagctgttttttgtttttatttattttccaattCCTAAGGAAACCTTCCATTTACCTTAGCCCTGGACACCAGCTGTCCTTAACACACACTTATACACTGCTAAGTCCCTGGAGTTTGCTAGTTCATAATGAGGGGGTCATTGGGGTGCCATGATGTCCAGGGGCTTTAACACCCTGTCTTTTGGAATCACTGTGAGTATCACTCCTCATTTCATCAAGTGCTTCAAAAAAGTTATGAGCAATTGCACCCAGAGCTTTATAGTGTAAACTGATTTACTATCTAAACTACAGCTTTCCCTTAATGTAGCTGCCAAATTACCCTTTAACCAGTGAAACAATGTAATAGAGCTTTATAAAAGAGAAGGATTTATGGAGAGTATCACACAACTAAGTGGTTCCCCAACTACGCTGTATTGATTACttgtgaataatttattttttataactcAAATAGCGTTAAGTTTTCAGAAGTGACTAGTGATTTAGGTGTGTAGTACTGCTAACCCCATGCTCTTGAAAACAATGAGTTAAAATTTTCCCAAACCATGAAGTAGCATTAAAAATCTATCCATACATCACGTATTATTATTATAGATATTGTCCTTTAACTTATTCATATACTCAGGTCTTCTATACCATTCTTCTGGCTAAAAACACttttatgaaaatgattttttttattagtcaTACCTGAGATACAGTGCCTTAATAACATTTCAAGTACTGTAAAAAATTACAGTGACATAGAAAGAAGTGGagaatgcaggaaagaaaagagtatAGAAGGACTTTTGGGGATGCCACCCTTAAACATGATAATGTGGCCTGACTTCAGTCACATGGTTGCTTATTATGTCTGAATATGCATTTTCTCATAACATTCTGAAGTTGGACTTCCAAAAATGGATACAATTAATactaaaaataacttttgaacaAGTAAGCTGTTAGGTTCATGAATTACTATTCATTATTTTGCATataaaagaaaggcaaaacaCAGGCAGATGAAGTACTGTAGTATCTTCTTAAACTACAATGAAAGAAATTGATTCTGATTTATATAAATTAAATTTCCTTAACATAGTAATTTATTAATCATGGAATTAGATTTATCTGACCAATGTTAATCTTGCTCCAGATAATTGTGAAGGTTCTCTTCTGACCCAATGcataattaaaaatcaaaataatgagATTTATGTTCATTTGTTTATTCACTTTGTAAATCTATAGGCCATTTTGCTGGCAAAGTCCAGAGTAGAAAGATCCAAGACATattgattttttcttcttcatgacTATTTAATTGGTTAAAGTGTGCACCATTCGCATGAGCCAGCAAGTTGATGCTGgttacattttaataaatgtaCTCCTCACCCGATCAATACATCCCtgggaaaaaaagtgctgctcCATCATATGTTAATGGGAAGAAAATCTTTTTACTATAGTCAGTCATCATGGCAAACAAGAATATGAAAAGTGTTAATGAAATGACCAGCTGTCTATAAAGTAAAAGACTCACAAGAcagtttcctttcttccttaattcaatgaaacaaaatggaaaattacaCTGGAGCTTGTTGAACAGGAGGTAATGTTTACAGTCAGAAATCAAACGCcataaaaaaagtcagaattagACATTTTATGCTTATGAGCTAGAGACTGGGATTCACTATGATCATGTTGacataaaatatattcaaatgcCCATAATGGGGCAGTTCAGGCCCAGACCCAAAGGTGGATTAGGAGTTCTGACTCCCATTTAGGTTTGAAATCTCCCATTGATTTGATTTCAGGAAATCAATCTGAGGGTAGGAAAGTTCTAAGCAGAATCTGAAAGCCCAAATATTGTTGCATCTTGGACTTCATATTTTGGACCCTTTATTTCCTTTATCACTATCTTACCTCATTAGTAGTTCCAATGAAAGCAGTGGGACTACCTGAACCATAAGATCTCTTGTCTATGTAGCACATTATGATCCTAATCCAAATAGAAGACATGCTATCTCCTAAATTCGATAGATTTTAAGAATTTAAGATCAGAAGAATTACTAGATTATATGCTCTGTACTCTTGCGCATCACAGGCTCCTGGTACTTACCAATTGATCCTGTTGAGTCATGTTTGCCTAATTGAGTCTACAGTGGCTGcaagaagagggtttttttcagttatggTTTTAGTTAGTTTTTAGTTTCTTAGAGTAAGTTTTATTTCTATGTTCTGATTACCAAATCAAATGGGCTTGTGAGGCATCAAAACTTTACACTTGACTATCTTATTTGATGTTGAAGATTAGGTCCAAAAAGGTATTAAAGTATCTCGTAACTTAGAATCATCTGGCCAGTTCCTGGAAATACAATTTAACTACTGAACTAACTTAACAAGCTGGGGGGTTACAGTTCCTACGTACAAATCAGAAAGTGTTAGGAACCAAATAAAAGACAGCTGACATGCTGAGCATGAAAAACCTCTGCCAGACAGTAAGAATCAGTAAAGAAAGAAGGCCACAtctgaagttttatttcttttccaggctTGGGCATTTGTATCAAAGATGTATGAGGCCACTTTGCTAACATGGAGTTTCAAAGACTACTGACCCCTGGATTGTCGAGCACCTCAGTCAATCATTTAAGAACAACGGGAAGAGTCTGCTGCATGATTCATTTGTAATGAATCATTATTCAGGAAGTGAAAAACCtgtgtttaatttcttttggttttgatttctgATAAGGGTGTGGAAGCTGGAAAATGATACTGCGGCCTACTTACCGAGGGAACTCAGCCAGGAATGGGAAGAAATTGGTTCTGGAACTTGTTGCCAGTTGAAACTGGGATCTATGGGATTTGTCAGATGTAGATTGTCTGTTCTTTCTATCCAATACGTGTCTGCTTCCTTCCAGCAGAATGGCCTCGCTCTCAAAATACAGCTTCattctttcctttgttcttcttctGCTATCATGATTTTGCCGTTTCTCATTAAAGAACAGTCTGTAATGCATGGGCAAGACTATAAGGATGCTCAAGCATGCATTCTCATAAAACCAGATCAAGTTCAAACAGCAGTCTTGGGCTTCCTCCTTTCAAATCACCAACATGTACAATCAGCACCTTCTTTTGGAGTTGAATCACTTTGctttaaatagttattttattaaaagtgaaAGCTATTCAGCAGGCAAAAAACTCAgagaggatgggatgggatgaagCTGAAAGTCTTTCTTAAGATCTACAAAAACCCTACTTCAAGTCTCTGTTGTAAATCACAGAAATCTATGCTGATTTCAGCCAGAAAAATCCATCTCAGATTTAATACATGTTTTTAGCAAACtgttgttcttttcctttcctaaagtAAAGAAAGTGCTTTGTCAGAAAACCTCTTTCCAGATCCAATCAAAATTTCTTTATGCACATCCCATATTTTCAGACTCGAACCAGAATGCATTCCAGAATAACACTACTTACATTTAACTAACACAAACATCTCCTACCCATCTTTTAACAAATCCGTATTTTTGCTTGATAACACCAATTCAAagtttcctgctttatttttcaaacCCATTAGACaggactgtcttttttttttttttctgtttcttttactttctgCTCATCTTGAGCCTTTCTGACTTCCTTTCAGCCCTTCCACAAAAATTCTCTATGACCAGTAGGACTGTATTCCATCAAGACACTGCTTCTATAAACACCtctcctgttctttttaactgttttgaaaaTTCAGCTAATAACAGGTCTCATTTTAGCTGCTGTCTATCTCCTGTAGTGATCTATTTACTTCAGCTATTTAAGTGTGAGATAAATGCTGAAATACAGTTTATCAGTAAGCTGGACAATCAAATACCTAGAGATGTAAATTACTGACCAGACTCAGTTCTGCTACTGTGAATAACTTTGGTTATCTGAAAGGACAGTATCTAGAACATGTTAGTCAGACAGTAGGAAAATACCTCCAAGGGATGAATCAGAGAGATCTAAAAGTGTCTACCCCTAACTATAGACTATAGAAAACAATCATAGAAATATAGAAAACATTTCTgctatagaaaaacaaaaacatttatttttggaaatagcATGAAGTATGATGAATTCTACCCTAAGTGCTATAGCAATGTtgactttatttttaagtaaatgatTATTATAGCCTTCGtcataatacatttttatgttaccatcaaaattttcattttattttaaggataCCAGGGAGAAAGAACCAAAAACTCACACAATCAGATTTGACTAGCTGATATAAGAAACTGCATACAgtgacaggatctttctctgtGTTACTCCCTTTGTTGCATTCTTTTGTTACTTCTTTGATCTTAACAGATGAATGCACCAATAGTTCATTTTGGCCCTAACTCAGCTCTGCCTGTCTGGTTTACTACCATCAATATTGCGGATACAATATTGCAACTGGAACTTATAACTCAGTGAATGCTTTAAGCATTGGTTAAACAAGGCCTTGATCCAATTCTCACTGAAGAGACTCACTGAATATGAATCTTCCTGCTCATTTCAATAGGCTCATCAGGGCTTAACTGATATATCACCGTCTGCTCACTAAATTTAGATCTAAATTCATAGGGTCTGTTAGTTTATATTTCAGCAAAAGAACATGGGTAAGAAGTATTTATACTCGCAAAAGTGCAGAAGGAAAAGAGCTGTCTAAATAATGGACCATTTGCAAAATGTAATGAACCAGACTGTTTAAATGCTGACCTGACTAGAGACCTTAAGAAGTTGAGTTAGTGGAGGAGAGCTGGTGGAGACCCACAGGGAATATATTTTGCTGTGAGATGTTTTTCTAAAGGATACTTACTTTAACTTCTGTCTAAGTTAGGACCACTCTACACTATGTTACATATTCTGATGAGATGGGTGTGTTAGACTATATTCTTCCTtagatgtttttttttctctctccctcacctgcttttctttttcttttcttttctttttttcttaactgctgAAACTTTTGAAGGTACCCCATGGAGTCAGACCACAGAATGCAAAAACACCTCAAAATCTCAAGAGTTTCTGAAGGCTCCATTCTTAAGCGAGGCTTTAATCACAAGAGACTAGACAGAGGTGATTTTTGCCACCTCTGGCAAGTGAACACAATGGAAGAAGGAACCTAAAGATTCTGGCCTAAAGACGCTGTAATTAATGAACATAGTAACAAATGTCTTGGTATGTTGTGATGAATGTGGATCGTTTGGGAATTACATTGTTAATATGTGAGAGAATTgatttttctctgagaaagtGTAATGATTTGAAACAAACTTTCGCACTTCACACATGCCCATACCATTAAAATCATCCATTCTCTGACTCTGTATTATTCAAAGAGGAACAGTATAAGCAGGAAACTTCAAAAGAGACAAATCCACCATTTTTAGCCTTTGCTTCTTCATATGGTCTCCAGATTACTCCTGGACTAGGGAACTGCTCTTCCAAATATCAAAGGTAGCATATGGAGTTCCACGTTCCAATTTACAGGTTTCTGAAAACGGGATGTGTCAAATGTAATCTCTATTTTTTTGTAGCACTTTGTGAGATGAAACCTAATTCCCTCTGAAAGAAGGTGGGATAGCATCATGTAGGAGTGCCATACTGATGATAAAATTTGTCTTtactgtagggaacggcgatcggaagatctcgcgatggcatggaaagaggaaggatatgacgcagagatagcagtatgcttgtaggtatataagcgaatgcatacgtccaataaacgccatttgtagcatcctcatattggtgtcagtgctcattggcccggaggcaggaggagcctccgtgctgtctcagacggacgggagattgtcgcatttaaaggcgacaagtggtgaccccgacgtgatagctgagacggcggaccgcaggcggtcgagaggatccggatcatggacgcggtagttaaggttgtacgcgtgggtgcccgggaatgggggctctccaTGAGAGCGGGTGCAGTCAAGAACTgcatcgggcggctcctgaaagacggagcgatagttagaccaggggatattttttccccttctaactgggagaaatgcactcgagcgctcgctcagagagctatggccacgaagaaggccgcagagcttaagacatggggagacataacgatcattttacaaaggactagggaggagcgtgagacctggcaggctgctcgcgcggcgctgcacatgtccgcggaaatggcgacacagacagcagcgaatgcagaggagcgaacggaggtgatagagggagagacgatagtaggggatgaagtgagaacggagagtgtggaaacagacataaaggaggaggcggtttatcgagaaccagagcggggagagggggaggcagaaactccagaggcttacccaataatgccctcttctccgccaccgccgcggtacctgtggaaagagatgagggcgatggaaggcggagaaccaggagacctttgtggagaccgagatatgagaaagccagtggcgggtagaggaaaagaaagcaaggtgaatgtgaaagaggcagaagaaaaggaaagaccgcttatagtggatgatccccgagactggctgcCGGGAGCCATGATTCGGGTACAGTGGGAAGacgaagaaagggaaaaagcaggggAGAGACTGAGGGTGCCGCgcccggggaaagatggcgctggccgagagaggagtgggcgtcgaccagcattgcggaaggaggagactgaagactcaggcacagactctgactccttagaaggaataacgacgaaaatgcagcaactagggcggagctccccgccgcagtcagatgcggaaggaaaaaaggggaagaaagccacaagagatatggagcagatgtttatgctgcttacagctctggaagaggaagtagctaaacaaagagggctattagaggcagcagctaaacaaagagggctattagaggcagcaggttccgcccaagcgggagggggaaaagaaattcccctaacggactggaaactgatagcgacggaatgtgccctgagtggcctcaagtttcgtgcgccaataggggccttcccagtacgagttgcccccggggggggggggggcagtggaatgggtgccctcgtggttgtggccatcgagttggccagcaaaagtggcaagctcgttagatggagtgggaggcagggcggaggctatgatttctgaaaccgatatcacaattgtattggaggacccggataggcctgctcagatcatccgtgtgcggccgtacataactgccataggggaaccattgttagggtgAGATGCCTTAtcgcaaagcggctttcacctgacaaatttagggtaagggccactgcctacctcctcggggcttatttcgctgtcccgctgacatggtgctccaatgagcctgtgtgggtagagcagtggccattgacaggggacaaattggcggctgcccgacaaatataagtagagaactagagcagggacacctggaggaaagccacagtccctggaacactcctatatttgtgatacacaaaaaggacaagtctaaatttcgattactgcacgacctacgagcggtaaatcagcagatggaagcgatgggtgccctccagccggggttgccactaccatcagcaataccaaagaattggccagtggtggtgatggatatccaagattgctttttctctataccattagcccctcaggacaaagctcgatttgccttcacactgccctcagagaatctgcaggagccagcagcgcgatatcaatggacagtcctcccgcagggcatgaaaaattcacctacgatttgtcaggcggcagtagctaaggtattgcagccggtaagagcgcagctcccgcgcgcgcttatcatccattacatggacgacctcctaatagccgcagagacccagcaagaaaccgatcaggcagaacaggcagtaattaactgcctaaatgaagcggggttgtacgtccagaaagtgaagacgcaaaggggagaatctgtcgactatctgggaaccaccatcctccccagagctgtggtcccacagccgataaagctcaatagagagatacggacgctgcatgatgtacagcaattggttggagctctccaatggctgcgagggctgataggtattcccaaggagtggatggagccactgttcgagttactcaagggccacaaaccatgggaaccgaggcagatgacgcCGAACGcattagaagccctccgaaaaatagaagatctcatggcaaggggcggagtaacgagatacgacccggccagacctatcaatctgtacgtgggagttacaagaacaggagccataggcgttctaggacaaggggcgccggagcgtccggaagtcgtatggtggatagtgtcgaaccaaataagtacggcatacgtcacaatcgtaacagcgttggcacagatgatacagaagggacgaacctccaccgttcggcacttcgcgaaggagcctgagtccatttacctgccggtaaaaaggagtcaatgggacagcgtggtccagaaacaagatagtatagcaatagctttagaaggattcccaggaacaatcagattatcgcctgtgctggagatgtatacacacctctccgtccttcggccccatctgaaagcccgagtgctacagcgacctgcaccagggcgcacagtgttcaccgacgcgtcatcggtgaccagggcagcggtcgttgtgtggcaagatcaaaaggcccaatggcaccgagtgaagatcagcgagccggacagtagcgtacagcatctagaggcccgagctgtggcgcaggcattgcaaatgtggccagaagagcatttgaatgtagtgacagactccatgttcgtctttaaattgttacacaacatgtcgtatcccggatgggccgggtCGCCCATTGcactaatgctagaagaagccctacaacagcggcgggccactgcctccgttattcatgttcggagtcatgaggcaatccaaggagtgtaccaagagggcaacaataaagccgatcaagcggccaaaggtgtgtggacagtcgcagaagcaaggcaggtgcacgaccttctccatgttggtgcaaaagcactggcaaaaagctgcaacacccccctcaccacggctcgtgaagtggttgcgacttgcccatattgccaaaaaaaacccctgtggggtgccggcatcaaccccagggggctgaaaggaaaccaaatatggcaaacggatttcacaatgtgccagcgacttcgaccacggccctggctggctgtcacagtggacacacacagcggtatcatcgtggcgacccaacataaacgagtcacagcgcgggcagcacagttgcattggcacacggcagtggcctggctgggtgccccagaaaccattaaaacagacaacggcacgtgtttcacagcgcaaagcacaaaagaatgggccgtacggtggggaatgaAGCTAGTGCACGggattgcctataatagcacaggtcaggccatcgtcgagcgagcaaaccgcactttaaagcaaaggatcgagattcttggggagggggaaggatatacacaaaggatccccgcgcacaaacaatcagaaataattatgcgggcCTTATTTGGTCTGAACCAGTTcaccaggggggaggagaacaagacgccagcggaaaagcattgggtggtccgagcgatgcacgagggaccagacgtaaaggtccgaatcccggaaaaagggtaatgggaagaggggtggcagctggtaacccaaggacaaGGGTATGCAGTGGTCAGGCAGggggaagtggtaagatgggtccctgcgaagtgggtgcgcccagacctcagggcaaggacaagataggaagcagagagtcaggtgaattaatgaatgtctgagctttattgcaggggaggaccaccctgaatggccgatgatccctcctagcagcaaagacagcagacaggagaagaagaacagatgagaaaaggcgcgtgaaaccacaagaagaacgcgtaaccagaaaacccgagaagatggcagggggagcaacccaagtagctctcctcgtagcgatgcaagtagctctcctcgtagtgATGCTGGGattgggactccaaggggtgaaaggcgaaccaacgttagcgaaatggggtagtaacaacctatggctcacctgggcaaaccggacaggaaataagcaattttgcctgacgctggtgggtgcggggcagccttttaagaaatgcttaataggggtcccattgaatttgaccgtagacctaccaaagctgagagagcattgcacaaacacaagcaatattagtaactgcttgaacacgctgaatgcatcattgccctgggacccgcaagagcttgaccttctcgGTTCGGTAGCACCAATTAACTACACCGGTGCGGCATGCGTGCACTTTGGGAATAATCAACAAGGGATAAATGTCTATAGAAACCTTAACTGGACCGGGTGGACCAATGTGTCCTCAAGCACACCGGGGTTTGATTATACCGCAAAATCATACTGTAACGGCTCTTTGGGGGCGGAAACAAAAGGAAGAGGGCCGACCCATTGGGTAAATGAGACGGCTAGGGCCCTCCCTGATGGAATGTTCCTGATATGTCGGGACCGGGCGTGGCCCGGGATCCCAAGACGTGCTGTAGGGGGGCCTTGTTACTTAGGTAGCTTAACTATCTTTGCGCCCAATCTAACGGCTGTGATAACCATGGCAAATCAAACGAGTCGAAGGCGCCGCAGTCTGACGAGCTTGGGTCCCGAGTGTGATGATAAGGTTGAGATCTGGGGAGCGGCGTCTCGAATCGGAGCATCAATCATCCCGCAGATTGGTACAGCGCACGCCTTGGCATCCTTGGGAAAGCTAGCTTGTTGGGCGGTGAAGCAGAGCAACGTAACAACCAAAGTACTGTATGAAATGGCACAAGATATGGATAGCTTACGACATGCTGTCCTGCAGAATAGAGCAGCCATAGACTTTCTGCTGTTAGCCCAGGGTCATGGGTGTAAAGATGTGGAAGGCATGTGCTGCTTTAATCTGACGGAGCACAGCCGGTCAATACACAGTGAGTTAGAATGGCTAAAGGAGCACACGCAAAAAATTATCGTAATGACTAACCCGCTAGATAGTTGGtttggtaattggcttgggctaggaccatgggccaggcagttactaatagaagggttgcgcctgctgctgatgctcgtgctaggcatattagcatgtagactagtgtttagatgcttggtaagacaactgctagaaaaggggtggtcccgccCACACCCAcattatgaacgcttaacccgcgacacggcaatttaaagcaaatagcatagccaaagcatggggagggggagatgtagggaacggcgatcggaagatctcgcgatggcacggaaagaggaaggatatgacgcagagatagcagtatgcttgtaggtatataagcgaatgcatacgtacaataaatgccatttgtagcatcctcatattggtgtcagtgctcattggcccggaggcaggaggagcctccgtgccgtctcagacggacgggagattgtcgcatttaAAGGCGACACTTTACAACATCTGAGAAGTGACTGAgttggggggaaaggaggaggggtAACTTTCATTATTAGGGATGTTACAACCCAGAGTCCTAAAAAGCCAGGATTTGTGATGCCCTTGGGCCAAATTAAGGTGAAAGGACACCAAACGATCAGTTAcctgctttattcattaacatgaacttagaaacaacattaacttggaggcaacctgaaCCTGGAAAGTGTAAATGGTCAGCAATGGGttctattgaaatgtttataagaagaaacaaaggaaaggagTGAAAGATACAGTCACCCTTGCATACCGCAGGCTGGAAAACAGCCACCGCTATTCTCCACAGGGGACACATGCCTGCGTCTGAGAGTCTGCGGTTCTTATAGGCTCTTGCCCCACCCCTGGGAGGGTGCCTCCTCCGTTCTCATGCAAATTAGCTGTCATGGGCAGTCCATGGAactcctggaaccttccagaaacggtctAGGGGCTTCTCGAGGTCTCCAGTAGTCTCCAGGCCACACCCCCGCCGTTGCCatgtcagggccaatcagaaagcagGACTGTGTCCCCTCCGGCACACCCCCCGTGCCGTCCTGTGTCGCCCAATGGAGCCGCGCTGCtgggttccagaagcttcttcCAGGCGTGGGTGGCCCTGTGCTATGGTTTTTTGCACGCTTCCTTTATGGTTTGGCACTGCCATGCAGAGCTTGTTTGCAAAAATTCACCTTGTAACAATGTTTGAGACATCAACAACTCGCATGTCCTTAATGGTTTCTTACAAGGGATAAATAGACTAGATGATTCTTCGATTTTTTTGTCTCTCACAGAAGaagttaaagtattttttgaaTTTAAATCTGGAACCTTCAAGGCTGTGTCACCTCAGAAAAATAGACTAGAAGGTGGCTGATTGATTGCTAGGAAATTTGGTTGTTGTTTGAAGGAGAAAACTAGGAAGCATATATGTAGCATGACTTCATCCTTTATAAAATCAACAGTGCTGTGAACCATTAATAATAGTCTGTagttttcttactcttttcttaaATGGTATGCCtatgaaaaatatatctttttgtttgtatggtaaaataaaaatcattttcacaTTGAAACAGAGGAGAACGTTACAAATTCTGTGGAAACCAGATAATGGTTCTGCGATGGAGTGGGGCCCTTGAGTAGCAAGTATCAAACAGTCATTCTCAAAGGACTCGCTTTGCTGTTTCCAGAGTAGACATTGTCAATGGATGACAACTAAATTTCCCTAATTAGGGAAATGTCAAAATATGTTGAATATGTTGAAATTTtaacatatatgtatttttttctggttacAGAATAACTTGATTTAGTTTTCCATATACTAATTTGAAATGGAACtcattatttttgaaatcttctaagaaggaagttatttttgcttatttatgagAGTTGAGGTC
Encoded here:
- the LOC135324258 gene encoding uncharacterized protein LOC135324258, with product MAGGATQVALLVAMQVALLVVMLGLGLQGVKGEPTLAKWGSNNLWLTWANRTGNKQFCLTLVGAGQPFKKCLIGVPLNLTVDLPKLREHCTNTSNISNCLNTLNASLPWDPQELDLLGSVAPINYTGAACVHFGNNQQGINVYRNLNWTGWTNVSSSTPGFDYTAKSYCNGSLGAETKGRGPTHWVNETARALPDGMFLICRDRAWPGIPRRAVGGPCYLGSLTIFAPNLTAVITMANQTSRRRRSLTSLGPECDDKVEIWGAASRIGASIIPQIGTAHALASLGKLACWAVKQSNVTTKVLYEMAQDMDSLRHAVLQNRAAIDFLLLAQGHGCKDVEGMCCFNLTEHSRSIHSELEWLKEHTQKIIVMTNPLDSWFGNWLGLGPWARQLLIEGLRLLLMLVLGILACRLVFRCLVRQLLEKGWSRPHPHYERLTRDTAI